A genome region from Chryseobacterium sp. G0186 includes the following:
- a CDS encoding choice-of-anchor L domain-containing protein — translation MLIYRLKNYFFLLTFLLVSVPVFSQTTPDRKKIRHRPSSESLRAGNFIDVNDLNYVASTYSPEQLVKDILINGGSTCTTANVTNVTVSPDHGVDNETRFWGYFNKGTATFPFTDGIVLTTGHARDAGNGFIGLLSKTIGTGSDPDLVAATNPIVELKDAVALEFDFVPNSTQVKFNYIFASEEYDSDFPCTGGFSDAFALLLKKVGDPTYTNLAILPGGAGPVSATNIVPAGNGFSCGPINEAYFGGMNNPHVGINYYGKTVPLTAIADVIPGQTYHFKLVLADAKDNGHDSAVFLEGGSFDIGIKIVDETGASLPASINMCDNTPKPLKAQLAAVPGMTFQWYKDGVLIPGATNSLYTATQPGVYTVTVMIPGNQCPSEAKVTIVGGTSPTVQNAVLKLCTTPTVNTFNLLAAQPMISTTPGALFRFYANQADAQAQNNSYIPNLTNYNGTDGQVLYVLVSNGAFCSRIATMTLHKEETPVVKLNAAKLKICLGESVLLTASGGVTYEWSDTSDTGGTRTVSPTKTTTYTVYAIGAQGCKSLQSAQVTIEVVPAIVSVLKGGHICEGDRLLLDAGSGPGYTYQWSTGQTTQTITVDKPGEYTVTISNGVCSKEFKTQVIRAVIPAIINVDYNDKGTMVLTASNPSKGILEYSIDNGINWQSSNVFTNVPKNKVITIRVRVKYTSCEGYLEFFTFVMKNVITPNGDNMNDIIDFRGVSGYKDFSGKVFDRYGKEVFRAEKIRPYWDGYFQGKRLPTASYWYQVTYEDPASKLLTVKTGWILLKNIE, via the coding sequence ATGTTGATTTATAGATTAAAAAACTACTTTTTTCTTTTAACGTTTTTATTGGTTTCTGTCCCTGTTTTTTCTCAGACTACCCCTGATCGAAAAAAGATAAGACACAGGCCATCTTCGGAAAGTTTGAGGGCTGGAAACTTTATAGATGTAAATGATCTTAATTATGTTGCCTCAACTTATTCTCCTGAACAACTGGTAAAAGATATTTTGATTAATGGTGGATCCACCTGTACGACGGCTAATGTAACCAATGTTACAGTAAGTCCTGACCATGGCGTTGATAATGAGACCAGATTTTGGGGATACTTCAATAAAGGAACGGCAACTTTTCCGTTTACAGATGGAATTGTACTGACAACAGGGCACGCAAGAGATGCAGGGAATGGTTTTATAGGATTATTAAGCAAGACCATAGGTACCGGAAGTGATCCGGATCTTGTAGCAGCAACCAACCCTATCGTTGAGCTGAAGGATGCCGTAGCCCTTGAGTTCGACTTTGTTCCCAATTCTACCCAGGTAAAATTCAATTATATTTTTGCATCAGAAGAATATGATTCAGATTTTCCTTGTACAGGTGGATTTTCAGATGCTTTTGCACTTCTGCTAAAAAAGGTGGGAGATCCAACTTATACCAATCTTGCAATCTTGCCAGGTGGAGCAGGCCCGGTAAGTGCAACTAATATTGTGCCTGCAGGTAACGGCTTTAGCTGTGGTCCTATCAATGAGGCTTACTTTGGAGGAATGAATAACCCGCATGTCGGTATTAATTATTATGGAAAAACAGTTCCGTTAACTGCAATTGCAGATGTAATTCCGGGGCAAACCTATCATTTTAAATTGGTCCTTGCAGATGCAAAAGATAATGGCCATGATTCTGCCGTTTTTCTTGAGGGAGGCTCATTTGATATTGGTATTAAAATCGTGGATGAAACCGGAGCAAGCTTACCGGCAAGCATCAATATGTGTGACAATACCCCGAAACCATTAAAGGCTCAACTGGCAGCCGTTCCTGGAATGACTTTTCAATGGTATAAGGATGGGGTTTTGATTCCTGGAGCCACCAATTCTTTATATACAGCGACTCAGCCGGGAGTCTATACGGTAACAGTAATGATTCCGGGTAATCAATGTCCTAGTGAAGCTAAGGTTACTATTGTTGGCGGAACAAGTCCTACCGTACAAAATGCAGTACTGAAGCTGTGTACAACACCTACAGTGAATACCTTTAATTTATTGGCAGCACAGCCTATGATTAGTACAACACCGGGTGCTTTATTCCGTTTTTATGCAAATCAGGCAGATGCACAGGCTCAGAATAACAGCTATATTCCTAATTTAACAAACTATAACGGAACAGATGGTCAGGTATTGTATGTTTTGGTTTCCAATGGAGCGTTTTGTAGTAGAATTGCAACAATGACTTTACACAAAGAAGAAACTCCTGTGGTGAAACTTAATGCTGCGAAACTAAAGATTTGTTTAGGTGAGTCTGTTTTATTAACAGCTTCGGGTGGGGTAACTTATGAGTGGAGTGATACTTCTGATACGGGAGGGACAAGAACCGTAAGTCCAACCAAGACTACTACTTATACCGTTTATGCGATCGGGGCACAAGGTTGTAAATCATTACAATCTGCTCAGGTTACCATTGAAGTGGTACCAGCAATAGTTTCTGTTTTGAAGGGTGGACATATCTGTGAGGGAGACAGACTCCTTTTAGATGCCGGTTCTGGACCCGGATATACTTATCAATGGAGCACGGGACAGACAACCCAGACTATTACAGTAGATAAACCGGGAGAATATACAGTGACAATCAGCAATGGAGTGTGTTCAAAGGAATTTAAGACGCAGGTTATCAGAGCTGTTATTCCTGCGATCATCAATGTTGATTATAATGATAAAGGAACCATGGTTCTTACGGCGAGTAACCCAAGTAAAGGAATATTGGAGTATTCAATAGATAACGGGATTAACTGGCAGTCTTCCAATGTATTTACCAACGTACCTAAAAATAAGGTGATTACCATTCGTGTAAGAGTGAAATATACAAGCTGCGAAGGTTATCTTGAGTTCTTTACCTTTGTGATGAAAAATGTAATTACTCCCAATGGAGATAATATGAATGATATTATTGATTTCAGAGGAGTGAGCGGATATAAGGATTTCAGTGGTAAGGTTTTCGACCGTTACGGAAAAGAGGTGTTCAGAGCCGAAAAGATAAGGCCTTATTGGGATGGTTATTTTCAGGGGAAACGATTGCCTACAGCATCCTATTGGTATCAGGTTACTTACGAAGATCCTGCCAGTAAGCTGCTTACTGTGAAAACCGGATGGATATTGCTGAAAAATATAGAATAA
- a CDS encoding DUF1003 domain-containing protein yields the protein MKKYNEKTEVLEKIADRVTSWIGSIQSLIVHTLLFLTSFLLPMVHLVEFDKMLLILTTVLSLEAIYLAIFIQMSVNKSHEKIEDIQEDIEEISEDIEDIQEDIEEISEDIEEINEDIEDIQEDIEEISEDIDEINEEEEDEDHNERAKNVILKSNVNSNKNEIKGLKDIISQLQNEIDQLKKNE from the coding sequence ATGAAAAAATATAACGAAAAAACAGAAGTTCTTGAAAAAATAGCAGACCGCGTTACCTCATGGATTGGGTCCATCCAATCATTGATTGTGCATACGCTGCTTTTTCTTACTTCATTTCTGCTTCCAATGGTACACTTGGTAGAATTTGATAAAATGCTTCTTATTCTTACTACGGTACTTTCCCTTGAAGCTATTTATCTGGCAATATTTATTCAGATGTCTGTTAATAAAAGCCATGAGAAAATTGAAGACATTCAGGAGGATATTGAGGAAATAAGTGAAGATATTGAAGATATTCAGGAGGACATCGAAGAGATCAGTGAAGATATCGAGGAGATTAATGAAGACATAGAGGATATTCAGGAAGATATTGAAGAAATCAGCGAAGATATTGATGAAATTAACGAAGAAGAAGAGGATGAAGATCACAATGAAAGAGCAAAGAATGTCATTCTGAAAAGCAATGTCAATTCGAATAAGAATGAAATAAAAGGTTTGAAAGATATTATCAGTCAACTTCAGAATGAGATCGATCAATTGAAAAAAAATGAATAA
- a CDS encoding choice-of-anchor L domain-containing protein, protein MLNRRTENLFLMLLFVFIGSFVFAQNRGKTGEYRKPSAATMRAGNFIDVNTPAYPESGYSITQLVKDVLISGGGCASANVSNVVVSPNLQPSNQNRSWGFFNKATTNFPFNKGIILSTGYASKAGNSFLADLSDDLATGGDVDLATALGIDNAFLQNATFIEFDFVAVSSEVTFKYLFASKEYQQNFPCNITDGFALLLKKVGDPTYTNMAVLPGGAGPVSVTNIHPAYPPTCGPKNEGYYGGTNTAQIETNFNGRTIPLTAKATVIPGQTYHFKMVLADYQDPNFDSAVFLEAGSFDIGVKILGPGGVQLPASVNMCDNAPQTFTASVQEPNVTYQWFLNNNPISGATTSSYTATQPGTYTVKVYVLGSTCPGEATVTVIGGTSPTVQNATLTACYAAGNATFNLPVAQPSISTTPGANFSYYTTLADATAGNANTIPTPTAYPSPGGQTVYVRVASGFCAKVAELQLVKAPQMTGSIVPPSVLTCTNSQITLDASASVYPSGATFTWTTTGGNIVSGGNTLTPLINAPGTYTLTISQVYQPGNVSCTAVANVVVTGNSAPPNPLLTAPKVKICKGESIILTASGGATYNWGNGLPGNGNTQTVSPTVTTTYTVTAVGANGCASANPATLTIEVSEPFTAQNAILHKCYKPGLTFDLTESQTQITTAAGVTFTYYVNQTDANAANGNFIVPFTAYTPLSANQTIYVLVSNGGCSYVVSLQLLRTAETTLTIGAPQTVTCTTPQVTFNASTSVIPAGSTIAWTTAGGTIVSGANTLTPVVSAGGTYTLTVTNVSQPGNLSCPYTASVTVTQDTALPVAALVSSQPRICVGESVTLTASGGATYQWGNGLTGTGNTQVVSPTVTTTYTVRAVGANGCVSATPATVTVQVGPPIAGVSASQAKICAGESVTLTATGGFTYNWVGLTGNGNTQVVTPTVTTTYSVYALGGNGCSSVNPATVKIEVVPAIVSTLENVYVCAGDNGTLDAGAGPNYTYLWNTGATTRTITTSVAGTYSVTISNGVCSKVFTAQLVNPDLPQFIKVVHEKNTLVLTATNPTGGVLEYSIDGGLTWQPSNVFTGILNNTNYHLMVRVKDAKCGTSLDYFTFIINNAITPNMDGINDTIDFTGISGYKDFSASIFDRYGAEVFKATKGDVIWRGSVKGINLPSATYWYRVQWEDPASKKLEQRSGWILLKNRN, encoded by the coding sequence ATGTTAAATAGGAGGACAGAGAATTTATTTTTAATGCTATTGTTTGTTTTTATCGGAAGCTTTGTTTTTGCTCAGAATAGAGGAAAGACAGGTGAGTACAGAAAGCCCAGTGCGGCCACGATGAGAGCAGGCAATTTTATAGATGTGAATACTCCTGCTTATCCTGAGTCTGGTTATAGCATTACACAATTGGTCAAAGATGTTCTTATATCCGGAGGAGGATGTGCCAGTGCTAATGTAAGCAATGTTGTGGTGTCTCCTAATTTACAACCATCCAATCAGAACCGAAGCTGGGGGTTTTTTAATAAGGCTACTACTAATTTTCCTTTTAATAAGGGAATTATTCTCTCTACGGGTTATGCCAGTAAAGCAGGAAATTCATTTCTGGCTGATTTAAGTGATGACCTTGCTACAGGAGGAGATGTGGATTTGGCAACAGCGCTGGGAATTGATAATGCCTTTTTGCAAAATGCAACGTTTATAGAGTTTGATTTTGTAGCAGTTTCTTCAGAAGTTACTTTCAAATATTTATTTGCATCAAAAGAATATCAGCAAAATTTTCCATGTAACATTACAGATGGTTTTGCTTTATTGCTGAAAAAAGTAGGTGATCCTACCTATACCAACATGGCGGTGCTTCCCGGAGGAGCAGGACCTGTGAGTGTAACGAATATTCACCCGGCGTATCCTCCTACCTGCGGACCTAAAAATGAAGGCTATTATGGCGGAACAAATACAGCTCAGATAGAAACCAACTTTAATGGACGTACTATTCCGTTAACGGCGAAAGCAACTGTAATTCCTGGGCAGACTTATCATTTTAAAATGGTACTGGCTGATTATCAGGATCCCAATTTTGACTCCGCGGTGTTTTTAGAAGCCGGATCATTTGATATTGGTGTAAAGATTCTGGGCCCTGGAGGTGTACAGCTTCCGGCTTCTGTGAATATGTGTGATAATGCACCACAGACTTTTACAGCCTCTGTTCAGGAACCCAATGTAACCTATCAGTGGTTTTTAAATAATAACCCTATTTCTGGCGCAACCACTTCAAGTTATACAGCTACACAACCTGGTACCTATACTGTTAAAGTGTATGTTCTGGGGAGTACCTGTCCGGGTGAGGCAACGGTTACTGTTATTGGAGGAACTTCTCCTACAGTACAGAATGCTACGCTTACCGCCTGTTATGCGGCAGGAAATGCTACCTTTAATTTACCGGTAGCGCAACCGTCTATAAGTACTACACCCGGGGCGAATTTTTCATATTATACCACGTTGGCAGATGCCACTGCCGGTAATGCTAATACAATTCCTACTCCTACAGCTTATCCAAGCCCCGGAGGGCAGACTGTTTATGTAAGGGTTGCAAGTGGATTTTGTGCAAAAGTAGCAGAACTACAGCTTGTAAAAGCTCCGCAGATGACAGGGTCTATTGTGCCTCCATCAGTTCTAACGTGTACAAATTCTCAGATTACACTGGATGCTTCTGCTTCGGTTTATCCTTCAGGAGCTACATTCACCTGGACAACCACAGGTGGAAACATTGTGTCAGGTGGAAATACTTTGACTCCCTTGATCAATGCCCCTGGAACATATACATTGACGATATCACAAGTTTATCAACCCGGAAATGTTAGTTGTACAGCCGTTGCCAATGTAGTTGTTACCGGAAATAGTGCTCCTCCAAACCCATTACTTACTGCGCCTAAGGTGAAAATATGCAAGGGAGAATCAATAATATTAACTGCTTCAGGAGGGGCAACCTACAATTGGGGGAATGGTCTTCCTGGGAACGGAAACACACAAACAGTATCTCCTACAGTCACTACAACCTATACCGTAACTGCAGTAGGTGCGAACGGATGTGCTTCCGCAAATCCGGCCACTTTAACCATTGAGGTATCAGAACCTTTTACAGCACAAAACGCAATATTACATAAGTGTTATAAACCGGGATTAACCTTTGATCTTACAGAGTCACAAACTCAAATAACCACGGCTGCTGGGGTTACCTTTACCTATTATGTAAATCAGACGGATGCCAATGCCGCAAATGGAAACTTTATTGTGCCCTTTACAGCATATACGCCTCTGTCAGCAAATCAGACGATCTATGTATTGGTGAGTAATGGAGGATGTAGCTATGTGGTTTCTCTTCAATTGCTGAGAACTGCTGAAACAACCCTTACGATAGGAGCACCGCAAACCGTTACCTGCACAACTCCTCAGGTTACCTTTAATGCTTCAACTTCTGTAATACCAGCCGGATCTACGATTGCATGGACTACAGCGGGAGGAACAATTGTATCAGGAGCAAATACGCTTACCCCTGTTGTAAGTGCTGGAGGTACTTATACCTTAACGGTTACTAATGTATCACAACCAGGAAATTTAAGCTGTCCTTATACTGCATCGGTTACTGTTACACAGGATACAGCATTACCGGTTGCAGCGCTTGTGTCATCACAACCTCGTATATGTGTTGGAGAATCTGTAACATTAACAGCTTCAGGTGGGGCTACCTATCAATGGGGTAATGGCCTTACCGGAACTGGAAATACTCAGGTAGTATCACCAACGGTTACAACAACTTATACGGTACGTGCAGTAGGCGCTAATGGATGTGTTTCGGCAACCCCTGCAACAGTTACTGTTCAGGTAGGACCTCCGATTGCAGGAGTTTCTGCGTCTCAAGCAAAGATATGTGCCGGTGAATCTGTAACCCTTACTGCTACGGGAGGATTTACCTATAATTGGGTTGGGCTTACCGGAAATGGGAATACCCAGGTGGTAACTCCTACCGTCACTACTACCTATTCTGTATACGCATTAGGAGGAAATGGCTGTAGCTCGGTGAATCCTGCTACGGTAAAAATTGAAGTAGTTCCTGCTATTGTTTCTACATTGGAAAATGTATATGTATGTGCCGGAGATAATGGAACATTGGATGCAGGGGCAGGACCTAATTATACTTATTTATGGAATACGGGAGCAACCACCCGAACAATCACAACAAGTGTAGCCGGAACTTATTCTGTTACCATCAGTAATGGAGTGTGTTCTAAAGTTTTCACCGCACAGTTGGTTAATCCTGATCTGCCTCAGTTTATCAAGGTGGTTCATGAAAAAAATACCCTGGTTCTTACTGCAACCAATCCAACAGGAGGAGTATTGGAGTATTCCATAGATGGAGGATTAACATGGCAGCCGTCAAATGTATTTACCGGAATTTTAAATAATACGAACTATCATTTGATGGTGAGAGTAAAGGATGCAAAATGTGGTACATCACTGGATTATTTTACATTTATAATAAACAATGCCATTACTCCTAATATGGATGGAATAAATGACACGATAGATTTCACCGGAATTAGTGGATATAAGGATTTTTCAGCATCAATTTTCGACAGGTATGGTGCTGAAGTTTTCAAGGCTACTAAAGGAGATGTTATATGGAGAGGATCTGTAAAAGGAATAAATCTGCCTAGTGCCACTTATTGGTATAGAGTTCAGTGGGAAGATCCTGCAAGTAAAAAGTTGGAACAACGCTCAGGTTGGATACTATTGAAAAATAGAAACTAA
- a CDS encoding choice-of-anchor L domain-containing protein, which produces MTRYLPLCLFFLFISTFLFSQAPRKPVREQGTAQSRRAGAFIDVNAPGYLETGYSIEKLVKDVLISSGTNTCVTPNVTNVKITPNHAVGEADRSWGYYHKAATNFPFKDGIILTTGFARRAGNSFEGGLSDVNGGGSDADLAQIIGVVETKLNDAVLLEFDFVPTTTQIKFNYLIASEEYTGSFPCTFADAFAILLRPTSGGPYVNMAVLPGGAGPVSITNIHPAIGSSCGAVNAQYFGGYNTANVETNFNGRTVPLTAVADVVAGQQYHFKMVIADYSDHSYDTAVFLEGGSFNIGVDLLGPGGTKLPSDINVCDNVPQVLTASVSDPNLLYQWYYNGTLVPNATTNTITAAQPGTYTIEVSVPGNPCPGKASIEIHGGTTPQANDATLLLCTTPDITTFDLSTIKPSISTTPGAIFKFYEQQADAVAQNTNNIQNILNYNGNDGQILYVVVSNGGFCSKMIELKLLKEATPTTKVKASSIKVCPGETVTLTAEGGDTYLWSNFPGTGNMQDVTLYQSTTFTVYAIGPKGCKSLNPATIRIEVTPEITTPLKDVEMCFGDRVTLDAGAGPSYKYLWSTGATTQKIDVSQWGIYTVEIDNGFCKKMFSAKVMGAATPYVIALDYESTKKTLTVTAENPPMNNTPSSLEYSIDNGITWQQSNTFTGLLDNTNYTILVRRVGTHCVGSLDFFTLQINNIITPNDDGINDVLDLKALGQFKNFTGSIYDRYGVEMFKFSKDNPAWNGTVAGKRLPSATYWYKFNFEYPKSKAQMNWSGWIMLKNRE; this is translated from the coding sequence ATGACAAGATATCTACCGCTTTGTTTATTTTTTTTATTCATCTCTACTTTTTTATTTTCACAAGCTCCCAGAAAACCTGTGAGGGAACAAGGGACAGCTCAATCAAGAAGAGCGGGTGCTTTTATTGATGTAAATGCTCCGGGATATTTGGAAACCGGTTACAGTATAGAAAAACTGGTAAAAGATGTTTTAATTTCATCAGGTACCAATACCTGTGTCACTCCAAACGTAACCAATGTAAAGATTACCCCAAACCATGCTGTGGGTGAAGCTGACAGATCTTGGGGGTATTATCATAAAGCAGCTACCAATTTCCCTTTTAAAGATGGAATTATACTTACTACAGGATTTGCAAGAAGAGCTGGTAATAGTTTTGAAGGTGGTCTTAGTGATGTGAATGGAGGAGGATCAGATGCTGATTTGGCACAGATTATTGGAGTAGTAGAAACTAAACTGAATGATGCCGTTCTTTTGGAATTTGATTTTGTACCTACGACTACCCAGATTAAATTTAACTATTTAATAGCTTCTGAAGAATATACAGGCTCATTCCCTTGTACCTTTGCGGATGCCTTTGCCATCTTGCTTAGACCTACTTCCGGTGGACCATATGTAAATATGGCTGTATTACCCGGAGGAGCAGGACCGGTAAGTATTACGAATATCCACCCTGCAATCGGATCCAGTTGTGGAGCAGTTAATGCCCAATATTTTGGAGGATACAATACTGCAAATGTTGAAACGAATTTTAACGGGAGAACCGTTCCGCTTACTGCTGTTGCAGATGTAGTGGCAGGACAGCAATATCATTTTAAAATGGTAATTGCCGATTATAGTGACCATAGCTATGATACTGCTGTATTTCTGGAAGGAGGATCTTTTAACATTGGTGTAGACCTTTTAGGCCCGGGAGGAACAAAATTACCTTCTGATATCAATGTATGCGATAATGTACCTCAGGTGCTTACCGCTTCTGTAAGTGATCCCAATTTGTTATACCAATGGTATTATAATGGTACCCTTGTACCTAATGCAACAACCAATACCATTACGGCTGCACAGCCAGGAACCTATACCATTGAAGTAAGTGTACCTGGAAACCCATGTCCGGGTAAGGCTTCAATTGAAATTCATGGAGGAACAACCCCACAGGCTAATGATGCAACATTACTGTTGTGTACCACTCCGGATATTACAACCTTCGATTTAAGTACAATCAAGCCATCGATCAGTACAACACCTGGAGCAATCTTTAAGTTTTATGAACAACAGGCTGATGCTGTAGCTCAAAATACCAACAACATCCAGAATATATTGAATTATAATGGTAATGATGGTCAGATCTTATATGTAGTGGTTTCCAATGGAGGTTTCTGTAGCAAAATGATTGAACTGAAACTATTGAAAGAAGCAACCCCAACAACAAAAGTAAAAGCTTCAAGTATAAAAGTGTGTCCAGGTGAAACTGTAACACTTACCGCTGAAGGGGGAGATACCTATTTGTGGAGCAACTTCCCGGGGACCGGTAATATGCAGGATGTTACTTTGTATCAAAGTACTACATTTACAGTATATGCTATTGGACCAAAAGGATGTAAATCACTTAATCCGGCAACCATAAGAATTGAGGTTACTCCTGAGATTACGACTCCTTTAAAAGATGTTGAAATGTGTTTCGGAGATCGTGTTACTCTTGATGCGGGTGCAGGACCTAGCTATAAATATTTATGGAGTACGGGAGCAACTACACAAAAAATTGATGTTAGCCAGTGGGGAATCTATACCGTTGAGATTGATAACGGATTCTGTAAAAAGATGTTCTCCGCTAAAGTAATGGGTGCTGCAACTCCTTATGTAATTGCATTAGATTACGAAAGTACTAAAAAGACATTGACTGTAACAGCAGAAAACCCTCCAATGAATAATACTCCAAGTAGCTTGGAATATTCAATTGATAACGGAATTACTTGGCAGCAGTCTAATACCTTTACAGGTCTTTTGGATAATACCAATTATACGATCCTGGTAAGAAGAGTAGGAACTCATTGTGTAGGATCTCTTGACTTCTTTACCTTACAGATTAACAACATTATTACGCCTAACGATGATGGTATCAATGATGTATTGGATCTGAAAGCTCTTGGTCAGTTTAAAAACTTCACCGGTTCTATTTATGACAGATATGGAGTGGAAATGTTCAAGTTTTCAAAAGATAATCCAGCTTGGAACGGAACGGTAGCAGGTAAGAGGCTGCCATCTGCAACCTATTGGTATAAATTTAATTTTGAATATCCAAAATCAAAAGCTCAGATGAACTGGTCCGGATGGATCATGTTGAAGAACAGAGAATAG
- a CDS encoding TIGR02757 family protein, whose amino-acid sequence MLNFEELRSFLDEKADQYNAPDFIENDPIQIPHRFSLKQDIEIAGFLAATISWGNRKSIINSANKMLDIMGNSPYDFVQNYSEKDLEYIQDKSIHRTFNGQDFSYFIKQFNRIYKENESLEDLFMVKDSEINFLHGIERFRNGFLETEKHRSHKHISSPYKNSSAKRIIMFLRWMVRKDKRGVDFGIWENIDQKYLSIPLDVHTGNISRKLGLVSRTQNDWKTVEELDVAIRKFDENDPAKYDFALFGLGVTKELL is encoded by the coding sequence ATGCTGAATTTTGAAGAGCTGAGAAGCTTTCTTGATGAAAAAGCAGATCAGTATAATGCTCCCGATTTTATTGAAAATGATCCGATACAGATTCCGCATCGTTTTTCATTAAAACAGGATATTGAGATTGCCGGATTTCTGGCAGCAACAATCTCCTGGGGAAACAGAAAGTCAATTATTAATTCTGCCAATAAAATGCTTGATATTATGGGGAACTCTCCCTATGATTTCGTTCAGAATTATTCTGAAAAAGATTTAGAATATATTCAGGATAAAAGCATTCACAGAACGTTTAATGGACAGGATTTTTCTTATTTTATTAAACAGTTTAACAGGATTTATAAAGAGAATGAAAGTCTGGAGGATTTGTTTATGGTAAAGGATTCTGAAATCAATTTTCTGCATGGTATAGAACGATTTCGAAACGGTTTTCTGGAAACTGAAAAACACAGAAGCCACAAACATATCAGTTCACCCTATAAAAATTCATCCGCTAAAAGAATCATTATGTTTCTAAGATGGATGGTAAGAAAAGATAAAAGAGGGGTAGACTTTGGGATTTGGGAAAACATCGATCAGAAATACCTTTCTATTCCTCTGGATGTGCATACCGGAAATATTTCTAGAAAATTAGGACTGGTTTCAAGAACACAGAATGACTGGAAAACAGTAGAGGAATTGGATGTAGCAATCAGGAAGTTTGATGAAAATGATCCGGCAAAATATGATTTTGCACTGTTTGGATTAGGAGTCACCAAGGAGCTCTTGTAA
- a CDS encoding ribonuclease Z yields MSTYLTILGFNSAIPTVNTSPTAQLLEMEERHFLIDCGEGTQVQLRKAKARFSKINHIFISHLHGDHCFGLPGLIASFRLLGRDNPLHVYGPKGIKKMMETIFQITETHRGFEVIYHELDKDYSEKIYEDNRVEVYTIPLDHRIYCNGYLFKEKPKDRHLNMKEIAKYSEIETCDYHHIKAGKDFVLSDGYVLKNEILTVEPAPSVSYAFCSDTRYLESVIPIIKNVTVLYHESTFLHDLKEMADYTGHTTALEAATIAQKAQVGKLILGHFSNRYADLTVFTDEARNIFPNSFLPKALESVKI; encoded by the coding sequence TTGAGTACTTATTTAACAATATTAGGTTTTAACTCTGCAATTCCGACTGTCAACACTTCACCAACAGCCCAGCTGCTGGAAATGGAAGAAAGACACTTTCTTATCGACTGTGGTGAGGGGACGCAGGTACAGCTGAGAAAAGCAAAAGCCAGATTTTCAAAAATCAACCATATTTTTATTTCCCATCTTCATGGAGATCATTGTTTTGGACTTCCGGGTCTTATAGCCTCTTTCCGTCTTTTGGGAAGAGATAATCCATTACATGTCTACGGACCAAAGGGAATCAAAAAGATGATGGAAACCATTTTTCAGATTACAGAAACCCACCGTGGCTTTGAAGTAATTTATCATGAGCTGGATAAGGATTATTCTGAAAAAATCTACGAAGACAATAGAGTAGAAGTCTATACCATTCCTTTGGATCACAGGATTTACTGTAACGGTTACCTCTTTAAGGAGAAACCAAAGGATAGGCATCTCAACATGAAAGAAATTGCCAAGTACAGCGAAATTGAAACCTGTGATTATCACCATATAAAAGCAGGAAAAGATTTTGTACTAAGTGACGGCTATGTTCTGAAAAATGAAATATTGACGGTTGAACCGGCTCCATCAGTATCCTATGCTTTCTGTAGTGATACCCGTTATCTTGAATCTGTAATTCCGATCATTAAAAACGTCACGGTTTTATACCATGAATCTACATTTTTACATGATTTAAAAGAAATGGCAGATTACACAGGTCATACAACAGCACTGGAAGCTGCTACTATCGCACAAAAGGCTCAGGTAGGCAAACTGATCCTCGGACACTTTTCCAATAGATATGCAGATCTGACCGTATTTACAGATGAAGCCAGAAATATATTTCCCAATTCATTCTTGCCAAAAGCTTTGGAAAGTGTAAAAATTTAA